A part of Podarcis raffonei isolate rPodRaf1 chromosome 12, rPodRaf1.pri, whole genome shotgun sequence genomic DNA contains:
- the EN2 gene encoding homeobox protein engrailed-2, protein MEENEQRPGAEGGAEQPPPPPPEESSSGSDGEPNRRRAMLLPRVLQEPGNHPHQHPPHRITNFFIDNILRPEFGRRKDGGTCGGGSSVNPEQQQQQQQQQLLTARSPSAAPASGSPTDGGGGGGGSKALAPAKKGGDSGALDGALKSRGSGSSGGGGGGGDQSLSSDSDSSQASSFPSAQPMLWPAWVYCTRYSDRPSSGPRSRKPKKKNPNKEDKRPRTAFTAEQLQRLKAEFQTNRYLTEQRRQSLAQELSLNESQIKIWFQNKRAKIKKATGNKNSLAVHLMAQGLYNHSTASKDGKSDSE, encoded by the exons ATGGAGGAGAACGAGCAGCGCCCGGGCGCCGAAGGAGGCGCCGAAcagccgccaccgccgccgccggagGAGTCCAGCAGCGGCAGCGACGGGGAGCCCAACCGGCGGAGGGCGATGCTCCTGCCCCGGGTGCTCCAGGAGCCCGGCAACCATCCGCACCAGCACCCGCCGCACCGAATCACGAACTTTTTCATCGACAACATCCTGCGGCCGGAGTTCGGCCGGAGGAAAGACGGCGGTacctgcggcggcggcagcagcgttaacccggagcagcagcagcagcagcagcaacagcagctcctCACCGCCCGGAGCCCCTCGGCGGCGCCAGCCTCCGGTTCCCCGACCgacggaggaggaggcggcggcggctctaAAGCTCTAGCCCCGGCTAAGAAAGGCGGCGACTCTGGCGCGCTCGACGGAGCCTTGAAGTCCcgcggcagtggcagcagcggcggtggcggcggcggcggcgatcaGTCGCTGAGCTCCGACTCGGACAGCTCCCAGGCCAGCTCCTTCCCCAGCGCGCAGCCCATGCTGTGGCCAGCCTGGGTCTACTGCACCCGCTATTCGGACAGGCCTTCGTCAG GCCCCAGATCCCGcaaaccaaagaagaagaaccccAACAAGGAGGACAAACGTCCCCGGACAGCCTTCACGGCGGAGCAGCTGCAAAGACTCAAAGCGGAGTTTCAGACGAACAGATACTTGACAGAGCAGAGGAGGCAAAGCCTGGCTCAAGAACTCAGCCTCAACGAGTCTCAGATCAAGATCTGGTTTCAGAACAAGCGGGCCAAAATCAAGAAAGCCACCGGCAACAAGAACTCCCTGGCGGTTCACCTCATGGCACAAGGACTGTACAACCACTCCACGGCCTCGAAAGACGGCAAGTCAGACAGCGAGTAg